From the Salipiger sp. CCB-MM3 genome, the window AGCGGCATCGAAGCTCTGCCGGGCTGGAAACATCCCTATGATCTGATGCCCGGCTCGCCTGCCGACAGGGCGTAAGGTCGCAAGCGCCCCCTCAGGGTACGTCGCCCCGGTGAATAGCCCGCGCTATAGGGGGCAGACTCAGGGGACATGCAATGAGGTGCCCGCCCTCAGAGCACCCCCATAAGGACCGCGCCGCCCCAAAGGATCAGCAGCGCTCCGGCCGCCTTGCTGACCAGATCGCCGCGCGGCAGGTATTTCTCTGCCGCGACCCAAAGCGCCAGCCCGACGATCCAATAGAGGTTCATGATCCCGCCAACAAAGAGCAGCGCCATCAGAAACCAACAGCAGCCGAGGCAATAGGTGCCATGCGATATCCCCATCCGCAGCGCCCCGATAGCGCCGGGGCGGCGGTGGGCGGTGAGGAACTCGGCCGGGGCGCGGCAATGGTTCAGACAGCTTTGCTTGAGCGGCGTGAACTGGAACACCCCAGCGGCGATCAGCAGCAGCGCGCCGGCGGTGCTGCCCGTCAGCGTCATCATCGACACCAAACCCTGCCGCTCCAGAGTCCATTGCGCAAAGGCGGCGATGGCGCTGAACACCCCCCAGATCAGCAGATACCCCGCGACAAAAGCGGCGGCCCTGCGCGGCACCGCCTGCGCGGCGACGCCCCGGCGCCCCAGTGCCGCGTAGAGCAGCACCACCGGTGCCACGCTGGGCAGCATCATGGCGATCATCATCACCCACCACATGAGGAAGACCAGCAGCGCATAGCCTACGGACCAGCCCCCCGCTGCGCCGCCCATCTCCATACCCTGGACCATTCCCTGGCCCGGCATCGTCGGCGGCTCTGCCGCGCCCGCGCCTTCGGGGGCGCCGGGCATGTCGTTCATGCCGGGCATGTCGCGTGTCGAGGGCATGTCGCCCGGCATCGCGGGCATCTGCTCAGTGCCGCCCATACCGGTCATCTCGATGGCGCTCATCTCCATGCCAACGCCAAAGAGCGTGTAGAGCCCCGCCAGCACGAAAAGCACCAGCAGCAGCATGGCAACGATCATGCGGTCGCGCCGCAGCAGGCGCTCCGCGAGGCCGGTATCGGTCATCGCTCGGGACCTTTCGGATGGCTGATCCTCAGGGTGCAGATCGACGTGCCAACCCTCAGGCGGCGTCGAGCACCCCCTGCCCGGTCATATGGATCTCGACCATATGCACGTGACTGTCGGTGGTGTTGCTCAGCCTGATCTCGCCGCTGGTCTTTGTGGTGCCCTTGCCGATCTCGGCGACGCGGAATTCAAACCCATGCGGCAAGTCGATGCGGGCGCGGTGCTCGGCCCCGGTCACCGGATTGGTGATCGGCCCGGCCTCGGTCTCAAAGACACCCGGCACCGAAATGCTGCCCTTGCGCGCCGCCATATCCATCGACAGGGAAATCGGCTTCACCAGCGTCTCGAGCTTATGCGGCGCCATCGCCGAAAAGACCCACCACATGGTGGCCATCTCTTCGGTGTCCTCGCCCGTCATGATCTTGAAGAGCGCATCGCGCTGTTCGGGGCTGGCGGCCTCGTCGACGATGATCTGCATCTTGCCATCGCCCTCGTGGATCGGGCCGGGCCATTGCACCACCATCGCAGCCTTGGTGCCGGAAAGATCGACACTGCCGAAATGGCCAGAATCGATCGCGAAGGCCGCCACGGCCTCGCAATTGCCATGGGTCGGCAGCGACATGAACTGGCACGGGCAGCCGGTCGCGCAATTGCAATTGGCGAGCTCAACGCCATGAATTTCCCAAGGGGTCATGCTTTCCTCCTCCAAATTCTCTGAAACGAATGTCTTGGAAAACGGAAAAGTCGGAAAAATACATGCTCACTCTAGCATATTATGGGGCCTGCGCCGACCGCCCTCCCCCAGCTGACACAAAAAGGGACAGCGCCGCGCGCCGTCCCTTCTTCTCTTTCCAAATACGCCGGGGGTGAGGCGCATCGCGCCGAGGGGGCAGCGCCCCCCTCTCCCCGCCCAAGATCAGCCGCCTGCGAGCGCCTCTTCGAAAGTGCGCAGCCCGGTGCGCGGAGCCTGAACCAGCACCGCCATATTGCCCGGCTTATGCTCGTTGCGCAGCATCTTCATATGCGCCGCCGGGATCTCGTCCCAGCCGAACACTTCGGACATGCAAGGGTCCAGCCGCCGCTCGATCATCAGCTTGTTGGCCGCCGAGGCCTGCTTGAGATGGGCGAAATGCGAGCCCTGCAGGCGCTTCTGGTGCATCCACATATAGCGCACGTCGAAAGTGCAGTTGAAGCCCGAGGTGCCGGCGCAGATCACCACCATGCCGCCCTTTTTGCACACCAGCGCCGAGACCGGGAAGGTCGCCTCGCCCGGATGTTCGAACACCATGTCGACGCTGACGCCCTTGCCGGTTATCTCCCAGATCGCCTTGCCGAACTTGCGCGCCTCGGCGAGCCATTCGTTGTACTCGGGCGTGTTGACCTTGGGCAGCTGGCCCCAGCACTTGAAGTCGCGCCGGTTGATCACCCCTTTGGCGCCCATGGACATGACGAACTCGCGCTTGTCCTCGTCCGAGATCACCCCGATGGCATTGGCGCCCGCGGTGTTGATCAGCTGGATAGCATAGGATCCAAGACCGCCGGACGCGCCCCAGACCAGCACGTTCTGGCCGGGCTTGAGCTCATGCGGGTGATGGCCAAAGAGCATCCGGTAAGCGGTGGCCAGCGTCAGCGTGTAGCAGGCGCTCTCTTCCCAGGTCAGGTGCTTGGGGCGCGGCATCAGCTGCTGCGCCTGCACGCGGGTGAATTGGGCGAAGCTGCCGTCATGGGTCTCATAGCCCCAGATGCGCTGACTGGGCGAGAACATCGGATCGCCGCCGTTGCACTCCTCATCGTCGCCATCGTCCTGATTGCAGTGGATGACCACCTCGTCGCCAACCTTCCAGCGGGTGACCTTGTCGCCCACCTTCCAGACGATGCCCGACGCGTCCGAGCCCGCGATATGATAGGGCTGCTTGTGGCCGTCGAACGGGCTGATCGGCACGCCAAGACCGGCCCAGACGCCATTATAGTTGACGCCCGCCGCCATCACGAGAACCAGCACCTCGCCGCTGTCGATCTCCCACGTGTCGACCACCTCCTTCTGGAACGACTGATCGGGCTCGCCGTGACGCTCGCGGCGGATCGCCCAAGCGTACATCTGCTTCGGCACATGGCCGAGGGGCGGCATCTCGCCGATCTCGTAAAGGTCCTTCTCCGGCGCGTCGTAGGGCGCGATCTCGGTCTTGCTGTCCAGCGCCATCATGGCCTCCTTCCTCACTCCAGCCTGCCCCGCGCTGCAGTGCAGAATCGCGGGTCTCTGCTCACCGGAATACAGATCACCGCGCAACTTTGCAACTTCTGTTATCTCTATTGAGTAATTTTATGTCGCGATGGATTTTGCTGTTTTCTCACCGCCTTCGCGCAAAGCCCATGTATACTTGTGCGGAAGCGGCGCTCCGCCGGTCGCCAGCCCCCGGTTGTTGCGACGCGGCGTCACCGCCGCGACGCAGCGAATTGACGAGACATTTTATTTCTCATATCCACATCACTGCGCAAGAAGATTGCCATCTGGATTCGCGCCGCCATGGGAGGACGACATGACCGACACTGCAAGCCGCCGCCAGCCCGACCGGCCCTGGCTGATCCGGACATACGCCGGACATTCCACCGCCGAGGCCTCGAACGCCCTTTACCGGTCGAACCTCGCGCGCGGTCAGACCGGCCTTTCGGTGGCCTTCGACCTGCCCACCCAGACCGGCTATGACAGCGATCACGTGCTGGCGCGCGGCGAGGTCGGCAAGGTCGGTGTTCCGGTCTGCCACCTTGGCGACATGCGCACGCTGTTCGACCAGATCCCGCTCGAACAGATGAACACCTCGATGACGATCAACGCCACGGCGCCTTGGCTGCTGTCGCTGTATATCGCGGTGGCCGAGGAACAGGGCGCGGATGTCGCGAAGCTGCAGGGCACGGTGCAGAACGACCTGATCAAGGAATACCTCAGCCGCGGCACCTATATCTGCCCGCCGAAACCCTCGCTGAAGATGATCGGGGATGTGGCCGAGTATTGCTATACCCATGTGCCCAAGTGGAACCCGATGAACGTCTGCTCCTACCACCTGCAGGAAGCGGGCGCGACGCCCGAGCAGGAGCTGGCCTTCGCGCTGGCCACCGCCTGCGCGGTGCTTGATGAATTGCAGCCGCGCGTGCCGCCCGAGGATTTCCCCGCGCTCTGCGGCCGTATCAGCTTCTTCGTGAACGCCGGCATCCGTTTCGTCACCGAGATGTGCAAGATGCGCGCCTTCGTCGATCTCTGGGACGAGATCCTGCAAGAGCGCTACGGCGTCGCGGATCCCAAGTTCCGCCGCTTCCGCTATGGCGTGCAGGTGAACTCGCTTGGCCTGACCGAGCAGCAGCCCGAGAACAACGTCTACCGTATCCTGATCGAGATGCTGGCGGTGACGCTTTCGAAAAAGGCCCGCGCCCGCGCCGTGCAGCTTCCGGCGTGGAACGAGGCGCTTGGCCTGCCCCGGCCTTGGGACCAGCAGTGGTCGATGCGGATGCAGCAGATCCTCGCCTATGAGACCGATCTTCTGGAATTCGACGATCTCTTCGACGGCAACCCGGCGGTCGACCGCAAGGTCGAGGCGCTGAAGGACGGCGCCCGCGCCGAACTGGCCAATATCGACTCCATGGGCGGCGCCATTGGCGCGATCGACTATATGAAGTCGCGGCTGGTGGATGCCAATGCTGACCGTCTGGGCCGGATCGAGCGGAACGAGACCGTGGTCGTCGGCGTCAATCGCTGGACCGAAGGAGAGCCCTCGCCACTGGTGGGCGAGGATGGCGGCATCATGGTGGTGGATCCGGCGGTGGAAGCGCAGCAGATCGCCCGGCTGAACGATTGGCGGGCGGCGCGCGATGCCGCCGCTGTCGACAGCGCGCTGAGCGAGCTGCGCCGTGCCGCCGCCGCTGGCGAGAATATTATGCCCGCCTCGATCGCCTGCGCCAAAGCGGGCGTCACCACCGGCGAATGGGCTCAGCAGATGCGCGCTGTCCACGGCGAATTCCGCGGCCCAACCGGCGTGGCGAAGGCGGTGTCGAACCGCACAGAGGGGCTGGAGGACATTCGCGCCGCTGTGGATGCGGTCAGTGACCGCCTCGGTCGCCGTCTGCGTTTCCTTGTCGGCAAGCCCGGTCTCGACGGCCATTCCAACGGCGCCGAGCAGATCGCCTTCCGTGCGCGGGACTGCGGAATGGAAATCGATTACGAGGGTATTCGGCTAACGCCGCAACAGATTGTCGAGCATGCGCGCAATGGCGCCCATGTCGTCGGCTTGTCAATTCTCTCGGGAAGTCACATTCCGTTGATTGAGGATATGATGCGGCGGATGCAAGACGAGGGTCTGGGCCATATTCCAATTGTGGTAGGCGGCATCATTCCGGACGAGGATGCGCGCCGCTTGACGGACCTTGGCGTCGCCCGCGTCTACACGCCTAAAGACTTCGAACTCAACGAGATCATGAAAGATATCGTCGCGTTAGCCGACCCAAAGCGTGTTGCCGCGGAATAACATTTAGCGTATCCGGAACCTTGCAAGAAATAGACGCTGTTCATCCAAAGGATGAGCAGCCCATTGCCTGTTTCTAAAAAATATCCAATTGACACAAAGCTAAGACTTGCAGAAATGCTCCGGTTGCCAAATTTTATAGGCACAGAAAACGGAGACGAACGTGAATATTGACCTTGATACCCTGTCGAAAGATGAGTTGAAGCAACTCAAGGCGGATGTAGAAAAGGCTCTGGTAACGATTGACGCGCGCCGCAAGGCCGAAGCCAAACGTGCAGCAGAGCAGATCGCGAAAGAATTCGGATACTCGCTGGATGAAATCATCGCCGCGGGCGGCACCAAGGGCTCCAAAGGCGCCCCGAAATACGCCAACCCGGCAGACCCGGCCCAGACATGGACCGGCCGTGGACGCAAACCCAACTGGGTGATCGAAGCGCTTGACGAGGGCAAATCGCTCGAAGACCTCGCTCTCTGATGACCGTCCATATCGGAGCAAAGCCCGGCGAAATCGCCGAGACCGTCCTGATGCCCGGAGATCCGCTGCGCGCCGAATGGGTCGCGCAGACGTTTCTTGAGAACGCAGAATGCGTGAACCGGGTGCGGGGCATGTACGGATACACCGGAACCTGGAAAGGCAACCGGGTGAGCGTACATGGCTCCGGCATGGGTATGCCCAGCCTGTCTATCTACGCCAACGAGTTGATCCGGGATTACGGGGCAAAGACCCTGATCCGGATCGGCTCCTGCGGCGCGATGCAGGAAAAGGTCGCGCTGAGGGACGTCATCCTTGCGATGAGCGCCAGCAGCCTGTCCACCCCCTCGCGTGGTATCTTCCGCGAGTTGAACTTTGCGCCCTGCGCCGATTACGGCCTGTTGCGCGCCGCCGCCGATGCGGCAGAGCGCATGGGCGCCAACACCCATGTCGGCAACATCTACTCTGCCGACGTGTTCTATGACGAACGCCCCGATCTCAACGAGATCATGACCCGCCACGGGATCTTGGGCGTGGAGATGGAGGCGGCCGAGCTTTACAACCTCGCCGCCCGGCATGGGGTCCGCGCGCTTGCGGTGCTGACCGTGTCGGACCACCTGATGACGCATGAGGCGCTGCCGGCAGAAGACCGGCAAAGCTCTTTTGCGGAGATGGTCGAGATCGCACTCCACGCGGCGTTCGACTGAGACACCGGGCGGGGCAGAAGCCCCGCTCGTCTTCTCGCCACCCTACCCTCTTACAGACCGTGGCTTCCGTCGTAGCCGTTGCGCGCGGGCGGCTGCCAGCCGCGCAGCGCGTCCTTGGGCGCCTTGAGGATGTCGACCTCCAGCGGCGAGCAAAGCGCCGTGTCAGAGCTGTGCTCGGCGCTGCAATCGCCGCCCGGACAGGCGCTGATCGCGCCCAGCAGGTCGATCTCGGCAAAGAAGGTCAGCGTATCGCCGGGGCGCACCGGGCTGGCCTTCATGAAATACTGACCGGTGTCGCGGGTGAAACCGGTGCACATGAAGACGTTCAGCACGTCATGCACATGACGCGCTGCCTCTTCGGCGGACATGCCGGTCTCCGCAGCAAGCGCCCGCGTCAGGTTCGAATGGCAGCAATGGTGATATTGGCCGCCGCCGCTCAGCAGGTGATGCGTATGGGGATCGCAGCGCGTGCCGATCACATCATGCACCGAGCCGCCGAACTCATCGATGCCATACCATGCAAGGCTGTCCTGCACGATCGTCGCCATGGGACGCAGATAGGGGAAGCTGGACCACATGCGCTCGCCCACCGTCAGATGCGTGCCGTGCAAGGCGCGCGTCTTGCCGGAATAGAAGCGCTCGGAGAGGTCTTCGGCGTTCCAGATGTTGAGGTCCCCGACCTGCGGCGCGCCGACACAGCGCACGCGGAAAAAGCCCCCCGCTGGCACGCGGAAGCTGCAGGCTTCGCGCGGCGCGGCGACGATGGTCTCGACCAGCTCCGCCCGTTCGAGCGCTTGGCCGTAGAGCGCCATGTCAGGTACCGGCAGCGTCTCATTGGGATAGCAGACCACCGGCGGGATCGCACGGCGCGCTGCGGCGTCCTCGGGCGCGCTGACGGGGCTTGTGGCGGCTTGGGTCGGCGGTAATGTCATGGGCTCTCTCCTTTGCGCCAGATGGCCCTCTGGCCGCGCTCAGCGCAAGCCCCTCCTGCCGCGTCAGATCAGCCTTCTGCCATGCGCTCGGCCCCAGCGCTGCGCGGCGGCTGCAAGCGCCGAAGGGCGCGCAGCATCGGGCGCTCCACCAGCAGATGCGCCAGCACGCCCGCCAGTACGCCGCCACACACCAACACCAGCAGCGCCAGCCCGGGCGTCAGCCCCTGACCAAGCCCCAGAGCCGCCATCGTCCGCGCCGTCATGGCCAGCGCGATGCCGTGCACGAGATAGATGGCGTAGGAGGCGTAGGAGGCGTCGCCGAGAAAGACCATCCACCGCCCCGCCCGCAGCTTTCCCGCGCATTCACATGCCGCCAGACCGGCGATTGCAAGCGCCGCGAAGGCACCGAACAGACCCGTGCGCAAAGCCGAAGGGATCGCCGTGACGCCATAGGCGCCCAGAAGCCCGACACCGAAAAAGCCGAAAATGCCAACCAGCAGAACGCAGATCGCCGGTATCAAGGCAAGCCGGCGAAAGCTCCACGCGGCGCAGATGCCAAAGGCAAAGAGCAGATTGTGCGGCGCAAGCAGCAGGTCGACCGGATAGGCGCGGATTTCAAACGGCAGCGCGATCACAATCGCGGCCTGCCAGACTGCAAACACCAGCCCCCCTAGGCGCGGCGTGAAGATCACCAACGTAAAGAATGCGTAGAGCAGCATCTCGTGACTCAACGTCCACGCCTGCTCGAGCAGAAAGGGACTGCCATCAGGCAGAGGGACGAGCGATAGGGCGTAGAGAAATTGCTCTCGCGAGACCCTGTCCGCGCCAATGCCAGCGAGCATCAGCAGCGCGAGGCCGGACAGGATGCACCAGTAAAACGGCAAAATGCGCAGCGCCCGCTTTTGCATGAACCGCCCAGCTGCAGACCGGTCCCCGATATCGCGCCGGTGCAATAGCCACATGAGAAAGCCGCTCAGCACAAAGAAGAAGTCGACCCCGGCATATCCCATGTCGAACGCAGGGCTGACGATCTCTCCCGGCTTGACCCATCCCGGCAGAAAGAACGCATGGGCATGAAAGGCGACAACCGCAATGGCGGCAATCGCGCGACCAGCCTGCAGCGTCGTGAGCCTTTGGGCGCTGGGAACACACCCAAAGCCATTCCTCCCGTGTGCGCTATCTCGCGAAGGGTCGATGATCGCCTCCCGAAGTCTAATCGACCGGGTGAAATCATCTTCCGGCGCCAGGGCTGTACCTTGGGCGCCCCTACGCACATCAATTGCGTAGATTTGTTCAGATTTGGTTAACCGCGAAACAGCAGCCGATAGCCCTATCGGCAAACGCTGATGCGCCTTGCGTATCGCAAGCACTGTCCAATCAAATTGACGATCTCAGGGTGCGGCCTATGCCTGCGAACCGGGGCCCGGCTGACTTTCAGTCCGAAAGCAGCGCTCTGGCGTTTGTCCCTGCGGTCCGCGCGTGGTTGCGCCGCATTGGACGCAAATCCATTGGCTGTCTGCCGCGCTGCGCCGTTCGCGCCAGCGGCATTTGCGCGTCTCCCCATGCCGGTAATTGAACACCAGCAGCAGGATGATCGCGACGAGAAAGAGCCCCGCGAAGATCATCGGGGGCTCTTTTCGCAAATTCGTGTCGGGTGCAAAGCGCGCATGTGCCTTGAGCTAGCGCGCAAAGCCGCCGGAGGCCAGTCTGGCGACGGGTCAGGCGGCCTGATAATAGTCCAGCGTGCCCAGATCGGCGGTCGCGTCCTTCTGGGAGGCGTGCACCAGAGCGGGCTCGGGCTGGTAGTAGGCGAAGGCCTGCTCGAGCGCGTCGAGGGCTTCACGGGCGGCGGTGTCGGTCTTTGCAGCAGTCGCGGTCATTGCGTTCATCCTTGATCTCACGATCTCCTCCCGTCTGCCCTCCTAAATAGGTCTTTCTGCGCCGCAGCACACCCGCCTATCGTGCATGTGCGCCTTGCGCTCACTGCAAGCGTACGGGGCAATCGTAGGGCGCAAACGTAGGGCGCGTCACCCAAACCAAAGCGCCGCCCCCAAAAGGGAGCGGCGCCAAATCTTGTGCTGTCGCTGCGGATCAGACGTGCCGTTCCAGCATCATCTTCTTGATCTCGCCGATCGCCTTCGCCGGGTTCAGACCCTTCGGGCAGGTCTTGGCGCAGTTCATGATGGTGTGGCAGCGATAGAGCTTGAACGGATCCTCAAGCTCGTCGAGACGCTCGCCGGTGGCTTCGTCGCGGCTGTCGATGATCCAGCGGTAGGCGTGCAGCAGCGCGGCCGGGCCGAGGTAGCGGTCGGAGTTCCACCAGTAGCTCGGGCAGGAGGTCGAGCAGGAGGCGCACATCACGCACTCATAAAGACCGTCGAGCTTTTTGCGGTCCTCGATGGACTGCTTCCACTCTTTCTGCGGACGGTTGGTCTTGGTCTCCAGCCACGGCATGATCGACGCGTGCTGCGCGTAGAAATGCGTGAGGTCGGGGATCAGGTCTTTCACCACCGGCATGTGCGGCAGCGGGTAGATCTTCACGTCGCCCTTCACCTCGTCGAGGCCGTAGATACAGGCCAGCGTGTTGATCCCGTCGATGTTCATCGCGCAGGACCCGCAGATGCCTTCCCGGCACGAGCGGCGGAAGGTCAGCGTGGGGTCGATCTCGTTCTTGATCTTGATCAGCGCGTCCAGGACCATCGGACCGCATTTGTCCATGTCGAGGAAATAGGTGTCGACCCGCGGGTTCTCACCGTCATCCGGGCTCCAGCGGTAGATCTTGAACGCCCGCACATTGGTCGCGCCCTCGGGCTTCGGCCAGGTCTTGCCGGTGCGGATTTTAGAGTTCTTGGGAAGTGTAAATTGAACCATGTCTCTCTCCTATCGGACGAGGGCCGGCAGCCCCTCGGCTGCCAAGCAGGTCAGGGTCTCGGGTTTCGAGACGATATCGGTCACGACTTCGACCGTGCTGGCCGTGGGCCCTGTGACGCTGTCGGCGGCCAGCGCATAGATCTGCGTGGAGGACGCATTGTCGATCACGCAGTCCAGCGCCGGTTCCACCGGCACACCGGGGTACCTGTCGGCCACGACGCGAGCGACCGTGGATTTCGCGGCTTGCCGCGCAATCTGGTCCTGCGTCTGGGCCGAACAGGCCGCCAGCACAACAACAAGGCCAAGGGCTGCCCGCATCAGAACGTCCGTGCCTTCGGCGCGATCTTCTTCAGCGAGATGCCGCCCTGCTCTTCTTTGGTGAGCGGGTCCAGAACCACCGGACGGTAGCTCAGGTCGACCTTGTTGCCTTCGACGCGGCTGATCGTGTGCACACGCCAGTTCTCGTCGTCACGCTCGGCGAAGTCCTCATGCGCGTGGGCGCCGCGGCTTTCGTGGCGCGCTTCGGCGCCGACGATGGTCGCGATGGCGTTCGGCATCAGGTTGGTCAGCTCGAGGCTTTCCATCAGGTCCGAGTTCCAGATCAGCGAGCGGTCGGTGACCTTGATGTCGCCCAGCTTGCCGGCGATCTCGGTCATCTTCTCTTTGCCGTCCTTCAGCGTCTCGGAGGCACGGAACACCGCCGCATCCGCCTGCATGGTGCGCTGCATCTCGAGGCGCAGCTCGGCGGTCGGGATCGCGCCCGAGGCGTTGCGCACGCTGTCGAAACGGTCGAAGGCCTTGTCGATCTGCGACTTCGGCGCGGTCGGCACGGCGGACGCGCGGTCGATCACCTCACCGGCGCGGATCGCGGCGGCGCGGCCAAAGACCACGAGGTCAATGAGCGAGTTCGAGCCCAGACGGTTGGCCCCATGCACCGAGGCACAGCCGGCCTCGCCCACGGCCATCAGGCCCGGCACGACGGCGTTGGGATCCTCGGCGGTCGGGTTCAGCACCTCGCCCCAGTAGTTGGTCGGGATGCCGCCCATGTTGTAGTGCACGGTCGGCAGAACCGGGATCGGCTCTTTGGTCACGTCCACACCGGCGAAGATCTTCGCGCTCTCGGAGATGCCCGGCAGACGCTCGGCGAGCGCTTCTTTGGGCAGGTGCGAGAGGTTCAGGTGGATGTGATCGCCATGCTCGCCCACGCCGCGGCCTTCGCGGATTTCCATGGTCATGCAGCGCGAGACATAGTCGCGGGGCGCGAGGTCTTTGTACTGGGGCGCATAACGCTCCATGAACCGCTCGCCGTCCTTGTTGGTCAGGTACCCGCCTTCACCGCGGGCCCCCTCGGTGATCAGGCAGCCCGAGCCGTAGATGCCGGTGGGGTGGAACTGCACGAATTCCATATCCTGCAGCGGCAGCCCCGCACGGGCCACCATGCCGCCGCCGTCGCCGGTGCAGGTGTGCGCCGAGGTCGCCGAGAAATAGGCACGGCCGTAGCCGCCGGTAGCGAGCACAACGGTCTTGGCGTTGAACACGTGGAAGGTGCCGTCGTCCAGCTTCCAGCACAGCACGCCCTTGCAGACGCCGTCTTCCATCAGCAGGTCGATGGCGAAATACTCGATGTAGAACTCTGCGTTGTTCTTCAGCGACTGGCCGTAGAGCGTGTGCAGGATCGCGTGGCCGGTCCGGTCGGCGGCGGCGCAGGTGCGCTGCACGGCGGGGCCTTCACCAAACTCGGTGGTGTGGCCGCCGAACGGGCGCTGGTAGATCTTGCCCTCTTCGGTCCGCGAGAACGGCACGCCGTAGTGCTCGAGTTCATAGACCGCGGCGGGTGCCGAACGGGCGAGGTATTCCATGGCGTCGGTGTCGCCGAGCCAGTCGGAGCCCTTCACCGTGTCGTACATGT encodes:
- a CDS encoding DUF2182 domain-containing protein; protein product: MTDTGLAERLLRRDRMIVAMLLLVLFVLAGLYTLFGVGMEMSAIEMTGMGGTEQMPAMPGDMPSTRDMPGMNDMPGAPEGAGAAEPPTMPGQGMVQGMEMGGAAGGWSVGYALLVFLMWWVMMIAMMLPSVAPVVLLYAALGRRGVAAQAVPRRAAAFVAGYLLIWGVFSAIAAFAQWTLERQGLVSMMTLTGSTAGALLLIAAGVFQFTPLKQSCLNHCRAPAEFLTAHRRPGAIGALRMGISHGTYCLGCCWFLMALLFVGGIMNLYWIVGLALWVAAEKYLPRGDLVSKAAGALLILWGGAVLMGVL
- a CDS encoding DUF1326 domain-containing protein; this translates as MTPWEIHGVELANCNCATGCPCQFMSLPTHGNCEAVAAFAIDSGHFGSVDLSGTKAAMVVQWPGPIHEGDGKMQIIVDEAASPEQRDALFKIMTGEDTEEMATMWWVFSAMAPHKLETLVKPISLSMDMAARKGSISVPGVFETEAGPITNPVTGAEHRARIDLPHGFEFRVAEIGKGTTKTSGEIRLSNTTDSHVHMVEIHMTGQGVLDAA
- the ccrA gene encoding crotonyl-CoA carboxylase/reductase, with the translated sequence MALDSKTEIAPYDAPEKDLYEIGEMPPLGHVPKQMYAWAIRRERHGEPDQSFQKEVVDTWEIDSGEVLVLVMAAGVNYNGVWAGLGVPISPFDGHKQPYHIAGSDASGIVWKVGDKVTRWKVGDEVVIHCNQDDGDDEECNGGDPMFSPSQRIWGYETHDGSFAQFTRVQAQQLMPRPKHLTWEESACYTLTLATAYRMLFGHHPHELKPGQNVLVWGASGGLGSYAIQLINTAGANAIGVISDEDKREFVMSMGAKGVINRRDFKCWGQLPKVNTPEYNEWLAEARKFGKAIWEITGKGVSVDMVFEHPGEATFPVSALVCKKGGMVVICAGTSGFNCTFDVRYMWMHQKRLQGSHFAHLKQASAANKLMIERRLDPCMSEVFGWDEIPAAHMKMLRNEHKPGNMAVLVQAPRTGLRTFEEALAGG
- a CDS encoding protein meaA → MTDTASRRQPDRPWLIRTYAGHSTAEASNALYRSNLARGQTGLSVAFDLPTQTGYDSDHVLARGEVGKVGVPVCHLGDMRTLFDQIPLEQMNTSMTINATAPWLLSLYIAVAEEQGADVAKLQGTVQNDLIKEYLSRGTYICPPKPSLKMIGDVAEYCYTHVPKWNPMNVCSYHLQEAGATPEQELAFALATACAVLDELQPRVPPEDFPALCGRISFFVNAGIRFVTEMCKMRAFVDLWDEILQERYGVADPKFRRFRYGVQVNSLGLTEQQPENNVYRILIEMLAVTLSKKARARAVQLPAWNEALGLPRPWDQQWSMRMQQILAYETDLLEFDDLFDGNPAVDRKVEALKDGARAELANIDSMGGAIGAIDYMKSRLVDANADRLGRIERNETVVVGVNRWTEGEPSPLVGEDGGIMVVDPAVEAQQIARLNDWRAARDAAAVDSALSELRRAAAAGENIMPASIACAKAGVTTGEWAQQMRAVHGEFRGPTGVAKAVSNRTEGLEDIRAAVDAVSDRLGRRLRFLVGKPGLDGHSNGAEQIAFRARDCGMEIDYEGIRLTPQQIVEHARNGAHVVGLSILSGSHIPLIEDMMRRMQDEGLGHIPIVVGGIIPDEDARRLTDLGVARVYTPKDFELNEIMKDIVALADPKRVAAE
- a CDS encoding H-NS histone family protein, with the protein product MNIDLDTLSKDELKQLKADVEKALVTIDARRKAEAKRAAEQIAKEFGYSLDEIIAAGGTKGSKGAPKYANPADPAQTWTGRGRKPNWVIEALDEGKSLEDLAL
- the deoD gene encoding purine-nucleoside phosphorylase; amino-acid sequence: MTVHIGAKPGEIAETVLMPGDPLRAEWVAQTFLENAECVNRVRGMYGYTGTWKGNRVSVHGSGMGMPSLSIYANELIRDYGAKTLIRIGSCGAMQEKVALRDVILAMSASSLSTPSRGIFRELNFAPCADYGLLRAAADAAERMGANTHVGNIYSADVFYDERPDLNEIMTRHGILGVEMEAAELYNLAARHGVRALAVLTVSDHLMTHEALPAEDRQSSFAEMVEIALHAAFD
- a CDS encoding urea carboxylase-associated family protein, which encodes MTLPPTQAATSPVSAPEDAAARRAIPPVVCYPNETLPVPDMALYGQALERAELVETIVAAPREACSFRVPAGGFFRVRCVGAPQVGDLNIWNAEDLSERFYSGKTRALHGTHLTVGERMWSSFPYLRPMATIVQDSLAWYGIDEFGGSVHDVIGTRCDPHTHHLLSGGGQYHHCCHSNLTRALAAETGMSAEEAARHVHDVLNVFMCTGFTRDTGQYFMKASPVRPGDTLTFFAEIDLLGAISACPGGDCSAEHSSDTALCSPLEVDILKAPKDALRGWQPPARNGYDGSHGL
- a CDS encoding acyltransferase family protein codes for the protein MLAIRKAHQRLPIGLSAAVSRLTKSEQIYAIDVRRGAQGTALAPEDDFTRSIRLREAIIDPSRDSAHGRNGFGCVPSAQRLTTLQAGRAIAAIAVVAFHAHAFFLPGWVKPGEIVSPAFDMGYAGVDFFFVLSGFLMWLLHRRDIGDRSAAGRFMQKRALRILPFYWCILSGLALLMLAGIGADRVSREQFLYALSLVPLPDGSPFLLEQAWTLSHEMLLYAFFTLVIFTPRLGGLVFAVWQAAIVIALPFEIRAYPVDLLLAPHNLLFAFGICAAWSFRRLALIPAICVLLVGIFGFFGVGLLGAYGVTAIPSALRTGLFGAFAALAIAGLAACECAGKLRAGRWMVFLGDASYASYAIYLVHGIALAMTARTMAALGLGQGLTPGLALLVLVCGGVLAGVLAHLLVERPMLRALRRLQPPRSAGAERMAEG
- a CDS encoding succinate dehydrogenase iron-sulfur subunit; translated protein: MVQFTLPKNSKIRTGKTWPKPEGATNVRAFKIYRWSPDDGENPRVDTYFLDMDKCGPMVLDALIKIKNEIDPTLTFRRSCREGICGSCAMNIDGINTLACIYGLDEVKGDVKIYPLPHMPVVKDLIPDLTHFYAQHASIMPWLETKTNRPQKEWKQSIEDRKKLDGLYECVMCASCSTSCPSYWWNSDRYLGPAALLHAYRWIIDSRDEATGERLDELEDPFKLYRCHTIMNCAKTCPKGLNPAKAIGEIKKMMLERHV